Part of the Caldisericum sp. genome is shown below.
CAAACTTCAATCGAAGGATTTGCAAGGCTTACAAGTTCCCTTGCACCTTTAAGATTTCCTGAACGGATTGACTGAATAAACTCAGGCACCGGAACATGCGCAGGACACGCCTTTTCACATGGCGCATCGTAGCAATAAAGACAACGTTCCGCTTCAATTAAAGCCTGCACTCGGTCAAGTTTTCTTTCCACTTTTATACCTCCTTTGAATTTTTTCTCATATCTATATTATATTAATTCTTTGCCATTTTGTTAAGGAGGGTTAACAAAAAGATAAACGGCTTCTACTCTATAAACTCCAAACCAACCTCGAGTTTATTCTTATGAAGATTTTTCCAGACAATTCTACATTTCTTTTCGCCATAAATAGGAACTTTTAATTCTAACACCTCATCATTTAAGTTAAAATTACGAGAAAGGACTATTTTTGCGCCACCTTTACTTATGTTGTCTAAGAAATATGGAAAATTTGGATCAATTACATGAAAAACAAATCTTGGGAATCTTCTTCTCTCAATAACATTTGGTGGTAAGTCTTCAAGTAAAAGACTATTTAATTGCATTTCATAAACAGAAACCCTGGAAGTCTTAACCCACTCATTTTGTCCTGAGATTATTCTAAATAATCCAGCAATTCCTGCAGGCAACCAAATATATGTGTATAAAGCAAAAAGAAAGACATAACTCAATCTATTAAGGAAATTATCTTCGCTATAGAATTCAAAAATACTGTAAACAAACATTGGTATAAAAGCAAATGAATATACTAATATGGCGGCTATTCCCAGAATAAAATTCATACTGAAAAAGGGTTCAAGCATACTGTTTTTTATAGAAATAATTTTTAGAATGCTTGCAATAGTTAAAGCAAGGGACAATCCAACAAGAAAAACAACAGAGACAAAAACAATATAAATAAGTGTGTCTATTTTAGTAATTAAAGGCGAACTTGATTTTATAACCGATGGAATATATTTCCAATTTGAGAAGTGACCCTGCAACCACCGGGTTCTCTGTCTAAAGAGTGCATAAAATGAAATAACTCCCTCCTGTTCTACTATAGCCTTGTCAGTGAAATAAAGTTTCATTCCTTTTGATATCAACCTCAAACCTAATTCAAAATCCTCTGTAAGGGTTGACCCCCAAGGATTTTTGCCCAGTCTCTCAAGTGAAGAAAATTTGGTAAATTGGCCATTACCACCAAGCCCGACACTGCCAAAATTTGACCTTGCTTTCTGTATAATCCTGCTAAAACCTAAAAATTCAATATCTTGCATCTTAGAAAGTATAGAATTGTCTCTGTTAGAAATTCGAACGGCAGTTTGAACAGCATCGACATCCAAATTGGAAAATATGATAGAGATTTCTTTAAGCATATTGGGGCTTGGGCGAGCGTCTGCATCAAATACACCAATAATTATGTGATCCTTATCAAATCTATCAAGAAAATCATCATCAAGATTAAAAGGAGCAACAAACTTTCTCTCTATAGAATTTTTTATTTGACTAAAAGCAAAATTTAAAACTGACCCTTTTCCTTTGTGAGAGTTTTCCGGTAGATTATTGAGCAAAATAACTTTTGAATTTACTTTTTCTATCCTGTTTACAATAACAGGTGTTAGGTCGCTTGAATTATCGTCAACTACAATGACTCTGTAATTCTCATAGTCCATATTTAAGCAATTTTCAACGGTCTTAATAATAACTTTTTCTTCATTTCTTGCAGGAATAATAAGAAAATAGAAGAAATCTTCTAAATTATTTTGCTCAACATCTCTTGTATGAAGTGCAATAATAAAAAGAAAGAGATAATAAGCTCCTACAAATATTAAGATTATTGTCAAAATTGTAGTGTTTAT
Proteins encoded:
- a CDS encoding glycosyltransferase, with the translated sequence MLINTTILTIILIFVGAYYLFLFIIALHTRDVEQNNLEDFFYFLIIPARNEEKVIIKTVENCLNMDYENYRVIVVDDNSSDLTPVIVNRIEKVNSKVILLNNLPENSHKGKGSVLNFAFSQIKNSIERKFVAPFNLDDDFLDRFDKDHIIIGVFDADARPSPNMLKEISIIFSNLDVDAVQTAVRISNRDNSILSKMQDIEFLGFSRIIQKARSNFGSVGLGGNGQFTKFSSLERLGKNPWGSTLTEDFELGLRLISKGMKLYFTDKAIVEQEGVISFYALFRQRTRWLQGHFSNWKYIPSVIKSSSPLITKIDTLIYIVFVSVVFLVGLSLALTIASILKIISIKNSMLEPFFSMNFILGIAAILVYSFAFIPMFVYSIFEFYSEDNFLNRLSYVFLFALYTYIWLPAGIAGLFRIISGQNEWVKTSRVSVYEMQLNSLLLEDLPPNVIERRRFPRFVFHVIDPNFPYFLDNISKGGAKIVLSRNFNLNDEVLELKVPIYGEKKCRIVWKNLHKNKLEVGLEFIE